Proteins from a genomic interval of Callospermophilus lateralis isolate mCalLat2 chromosome 1, mCalLat2.hap1, whole genome shotgun sequence:
- the LOC143405658 gene encoding putative G-protein coupled receptor 141 has product MADYNISRNSSCDPILTPHLTWLYFVVFIGGLTGVISILFLLVKMNTRSVTTTAVVNLVVVHSVFLLTVPFRLSYLIKETWTFGLPFCKFVSAMLHIHMYLTFLFYLVILVIRYLIFFKRQDKVEFYRKLHAVAASSGMWLLVIVIVVPLVISQYGNNEEYNENHCFNFHKELGREYVQAINYIIVIIVITTAVILLVFQIFITISMVRKLSHSLLSHQEFWAQLKNLFFIGIILICFLPYQFFRIYYLHVVAQTKGCNNNVAFYNEIFLSVTAISCCDLLLFVLGGSHWFKQKIIDLWNCLLCR; this is encoded by the coding sequence ATGGCTGATTACAATATCTCCAGGAATTCCTCTTGTGATCCTATACTGACTCCTCATTTAACCTGGCTCTACTTTGTAGTGTTCATTGGCGGACTGACAGGTGTCATCTCCATTTTGTTCCTGCTGGTGAAAATGAATACCCGGTCCGTGACGACCACAGCAGTCGTTAACCTGGTGGTGGTCCACAGTGTTTTTCTGCTGACAGTACCTTTCCGCTTGTCCTACCTCATCAAGGAGACTTGGACATTTGGATTGCCCTTCTGCAAATTTGTGAGTGCCATGCTGCACATCCACATGTACCTCACGTTCCTCTTCTACCTGGTGATCCTGGTTATCAGGTACCTCATCTTCTTCAAGCGCCAGGACAAAGTGGAATTCTACAGAAAACTACATGCGGTTGCTGCCAGTTCAGGCATGTGGCTTTTGGTGATTGTCATTGTGGTACCCCTGGTCATTTCTCAATATGGAAATAATGAGGAGTACAATGAAAACCACTGTTTTAATTTCCATAAGGAACTTGGTCGTGAGTATGTGCAAGCCATCAATTACATAATAGTCATTATTGTCATAACCACTGCAGTGATTCTCTTGGTCTTCCAGATCTTCATCACTATATCCATGGTGCGGAAGCTAAGCCACTCCTTACTGTCCCACCAGGAGTTCTGGGCTCAGTTGAAGAATCTATTCTTCATAGGCATCATCCTTATTTGTTTTCTTCCCTACCAGTTCTTCAGGATCTATTACTTGCATGTTGTGGCACAAACCAAGGGCTGCAATAACAATGTTGCATTTTACAATGAAATCTTCCTGAGCGTCACAGCCATTAGCTGCTGTGATTTGCTGCTCTTTGTTCTAGGGGGAAGCCATTGGTTTAAGCAAAAGATAATTGACCTATGGAATTGCCTTTTGTGCCGTTAG